The Astyanax mexicanus isolate ESR-SI-001 chromosome 21, AstMex3_surface, whole genome shotgun sequence genome contains the following window.
GATTGTAGTAACTGTAGCTAGGGGGCAGTATAGAGTGTTCAGACTGATATTACACCCAGAGAAGAGCAGCGCAGTCTACACATGCTCCTGACTGTCTGAGGCTAATctgttagctagtttagctaattcACCCTTTAGAGGACAGTTTGTTAAACGGGTATGATTTCTCTGCGTCCGGGTTATGAGCGGTTGTGTTAATGTATCAGTTTAAAGGCGTTTATTTATCAGGAAACGGATTTATCTGAGGCTGAGCACAGAAATGACTTTACTCCTTTAAATCTCTTCTCCTCCTGACAGAGATTAATATCGTGTTTTAGCGCTTTACGGGGTTGAATAAAGCGGAGTAATGCTACGGTGTGTGTTACTGAGGGCTGTGAGCTGTGCTCATGGTGCTGTCAGGGTCTCAGCTCACTCAGTGTGTTCTCACAAGCCACCGGTTCAGAAtcaggaacagcagcagcagcagaggagcTGTTACTCCACAACATTCACAAACCCCCATCACAGCCCAAACCCAGGACAATCCAAACAGCAGGACGAGGAAAAGCAGCAGTTTGGAGATTATTCCTCTGATTTCTTCTCCAGAACCACTTTCAGAAAGTCCAGTCCAGAGCAGCAGGAGCTGAAGTATCAGGAAGATGGATCTACAGGAGAGCAGAAGATCAGAAAGTTCAGGTCTAAGACAGGCAGGAGGAACACACCCTactggtactttctgcagtgtaagAAGCTCATCAAGGAGGACAAGGTTAGTAGGGAAGATAACTCAGATGGTGAgggcttaaccctttcagacctgagttaTATTCCAGTgagggaaaaatataaaaaatgctgttttctgcttGTAATGCACATAAAAGAAGAATCTAACACTCTGATATAAAGTTGGTGGATTATAAATAGGTCCTTTCACATAATTTCTACATATCTTTTGACTTGTCCATCCTAAAACATCAACTTTATCCTTCTTCAACCGTTCTTTAGTAAACgcaacttgtgtgcttagggtcgttgtcttgatGCATGACCCACACTCTCTTGAGTTCAGCTCTTCAGCTCACGGGCAGCTGTTTTGACATTCTTCTATAAAATTTGCTAGTACTGAACCCCCCTCAACACACACCTACAgggactgaactgaactgaacttaaccaactaaaaaaaacaactgactcctgattcctgaaagccaAATTTCTAACGGTAATTTAGAAATCATTGTTCCAATCCCAGCTCAAATGAGGCAATACAGGGCCAAACGATGATGCAAACAACACTCTTCCACAGAGGATGGATAAGGTTTTTATGCTGGAATGTAGTGTTTTCCTTTTCCCCTCCAAACAAAATAATTCCATCCACAAAATACTGTTCCAATAGTCTTGGTCTATATAATAGTCTAGCCCTGGTTGTCTAGCTTGATCATGTTGGttatatctctctgtttctctctctctttagctggCTGAAGCGCTGGCGTTGTTTGAGGGTGATATGCTGAAAGGTGAACGCCTGACGCCTGAAGAGTTTAATTACACTGTACTAATTGGAGGATGTGGAAGAGTTGGCTATGTCAAAAAAGCCTTTCAACTTTACAACAATGTAAGTATTAATATATCAACAATCAAGAAAAACACCACAGGATTCAAAATACCTAGCAACAAGTTAAAGCATTAAGAAAGAACTGCATCAACCATAGAGAAACACCTTAACACTCCTGTTACCCTCAGATTTACTAACACCCTTCATTTTTAGCCCAGCAAATTAAACTTCCAAAACAATGATAAGGGCCTAAGCAGAAGAAAGAttttttgaaaattgcattataCAATTGCATTTTATTGTGACCTGAATATTTTCCAAAACAAATGTGTACAATATTGATATTCCTTATTTcctaaacagctaaaacaacctggggtcaaattgactagtcactgtaaataaacatgcatacatttatttttctttacttgatTCTCCTTGTTTAATTATGAAAAATCAGAAGttatgaagagaaaaaaaaagtttctttcaGATACCTTAAACACTGACTGGGGTCAAACTGACCACAAAGATCataaaagggttaaaaatatCATAGGCTGCTGAGtatgttagcatcacagctaacccgCTTCATCCCTTCCGGGCTAGCTGCTGAGTCTGTTAACATCGCAGCTAACCCTGTGCCAACCACCATTAGTTTGTGTCTACCTCTGACCCTTTCTTCAAGCAGGAAGGtatcaaaagcttttttttcctctctccatCACTCGCTTTCACCTGTATCCATTGTTTTAAAGTAAAAGTCCTCTGCAGggtttatattgtgatattatggcACTTCATAAAATTCTGAATCCAGAATTTtagttttgtaatattttttttatttgaaaactaagataacattacatttaagtttaatttctacagtggtgaaaaaaaaaatacaattaattaatacccataattaatgtaaaaatgtgaggAGTAACTGTTTAAGACCGCCTGTTGTTTTGTAATGTTAGGTGAATAAAGGTGCATCAAATTTGGCATACAGTtctaagagatatacagtatttacagcatgtTACTGAGTGCTATTCATTACAAGGTGTTTTTAAGTCATtgattttctcagcttaaatttgGTTAAATTGTACAGTCTAAAATACTTTTGTAGCAAAAAGTGATTGCGATTTATTTTGAATAATGTAGCACAgagtgtgtaatttttttttctagttttaacaatttttttttgtttagatgcTTTAATATCACTCTCACTGTGTGGTTCACCTATCCATTCCTTTTGAACCTTTTATTATAATCAACAATTCGTACATTTATTATATGGTGAATTCAATAAAAAAGCAGGCATTAAGTGATATTAGCTaatttttttggttaaatgttCTGCTCAGATGAAAAAGCGAGGCCTAGATCCATCTGACGCCACCTACACTGGCTTGTTCAACGCGTGTGCGCAGTCTCCTTGGAAGCAGTCTGGTCTGGAGCAGGCTCTGAAGCTGCGTCAGGAGCTGCGTCAGAAGAACATTCCACTCAGTACAATTACCCATCATGCCCTGCTCAAGACCATGGCCCTCTGCGGAGACCTGAAGGCTTGCTTTCAAGTGCTGCGGGTACTGTCAGAGAAAGATTTACATATTCCTCCATTGGCTGATTAGAAAAcataactgtattataatattttgttgcTGTGATTTTGTAGGATATGCTTCAGAGCAGACAGGCCGTCACATCGGAGACCTTTCAGTATCTGCTGATGAGCTGCGTGGAGGACAAACAGCAGGGTTTCAGATTAGCACTACAGGTCTGCTTGAACATGCAAACACAAATGTAGACgaaaacatttgttttaatattaaaatatttgtttgccagtaagtgtaatgtcattgaaaagttactttatttcagtaattcagttcaaaattgtaaaactcattatatagatgttttacacacagagtgatctattttaagtgtttatttattttattgttgataatttatggattacagccaataaaaacccaaaaatcagtgtctcagaaaatttgaatattatgtaagaccaattggtactattgtcagtgtgggcagtgtgtcaaatcctgctggaaaataaaatctgcatttccataaaagatgacaacagagggaagcatgaagtgctgaaagatAATCTGTAAAAAACCCTGcagtgactttagacttgataaaacccagtggatcaacaccagcagatgacatgtctctccaaaccatcactgattggtggaaacttcacactagacctcaagcagtttggactgtgtgtctctccactcttcctccagactctgctcccttaatttacaaatgaaaagtaaaatttactgatggtcagtgaagAGCCATGTTATCTGGCGTTGGTGACAGTCCAGCTCCACTGTTTGTTTGCAGTATTAGCTTAgcatcttttgttttgtttgaaaCTAAATAAGCACACACTAAATACCACACATATGTTAGTTGATTGATCACTCCTGTTCTTTTGATTATTTTTCACCTATTCCTTTAAAAAGTCAGTCAATGTCTAACTTATACTGGTTTATTCTGCAGGTGTGGCACCAGATGTTAAGAGCTGGCATAAATCCTGATCAGCAGAATTATAACATTCTCCTGCGGGCTGCAAGGGACTGTGGGATAGGTGACCCTGCCTTGGCTTCTTCGTTGCTCCTGCAAGTGCCTGAGGAGGCCGATCCTAAGGTCTCGACTCGGAGAAGAGGGAAAAGATTTAGGTTCAGAGAGACGGAATATTCTCAGCCTTTAGACATTGACGTCTTTGAGAAACACCTGTTGGCTGTGCCAGTCGATTTGAACACACTGGATATGCACTCAGATATCCAGTCACATTCCAAAGATGGCACTTTTGCCCTCTCTGAGGCAGAGACTCTAAATAGGGACGACAGTAATTCTCTAGAGGACGGTCACTTAAAAACACAAATCTCAAATTCTACTC
Protein-coding sequences here:
- the ptcd1 gene encoding pentatricopeptide repeat-containing protein 1, mitochondrial: MLRCVLLRAVSCAHGAVRVSAHSVCSHKPPVQNQEQQQQQRSCYSTTFTNPHHSPNPGQSKQQDEEKQQFGDYSSDFFSRTTFRKSSPEQQELKYQEDGSTGEQKIRKFRSKTGRRNTPYWYFLQCKKLIKEDKLAEALALFEGDMLKGERLTPEEFNYTVLIGGCGRVGYVKKAFQLYNNMKKRGLDPSDATYTGLFNACAQSPWKQSGLEQALKLRQELRQKNIPLSTITHHALLKTMALCGDLKACFQVLRDMLQSRQAVTSETFQYLLMSCVEDKQQGFRLALQVWHQMLRAGINPDQQNYNILLRAARDCGIGDPALASSLLLQVPEEADPKVSTRRRGKRFRFRETEYSQPLDIDVFEKHLLAVPVDLNTLDMHSDIQSHSKDGTFALSEAETLNRDDSNSLEDGHLKTQISNSTQLMPLSSSFDLVSDPPSTSQSSCLPNLLDPSTCHSNVVTLGTVSTASDRLALMGNQEGFLKQMAKDGLSPNIKTITLLADIVELSSQSVQSLISVAAESRIKLDVAFFNTLIRNAAKSGDLNGAKAVKALMLNRKMHANAQTFCCIALACNKQKDGLQLLSDMQASGIEPNAHVFSALIRQASKRLDYAYLHELLRQMHQLQVPPNEVIIRQLEYAAQYPPSFDKLKSKNPYLEKIDGFRGFYKEWLNFMPGQETPHPWDKYRLPKFEAEEPGLTSENEPSETSQNTSLTSH